In Camelus dromedarius isolate mCamDro1 chromosome 3, mCamDro1.pat, whole genome shotgun sequence, one DNA window encodes the following:
- the CARTPT gene encoding cocaine- and amphetamine-regulated transcript protein: protein MESPRLRLLPFLGATLLLLLPLLGAFAQEDAELQPRALDIYSTVEDASHEKELIEALQEVLKKLKSKRIPIYEKKYGQVPMCDAGEQCAVRKGARIGKLCDCPRGTSCNSFLLKCL, encoded by the exons ATGGAGAGCCCCCGCTTGCGGCTGCTTCCCTTCCTGGGTGCcaccctgctgctgctgctacctCTGCTGGGCGCCTTTGCCCAGGAGGACGCCGAGCTCCAGCCGCGAGCCCTGGACATCTACTCCACAGTGGAGGATGCCTCCCATGAGAAGGAGCTG ATCGAAGCGCTGCAGGAAGTCCTGAAGAAGCTCAAGAGTAAACGTATTCCAATTTATGAAAAGAAGTATGGCCAAGTCCCCATG TGTGACGCGGGAGAGCAGTGCGCGGTGCGAAAAGGAGCTAGGATTGGGAAGCTGTGTGACTGTCCCCGAGGAACCTCCTGCAATTCCTTCCTTCTGAAATGCTTATGA